The Lytechinus pictus isolate F3 Inbred chromosome 17, Lp3.0, whole genome shotgun sequence genome contains a region encoding:
- the LOC129281073 gene encoding steroid 17-alpha-hydroxylase/17,20 lyase-like, with protein sequence MDYLYIIYYSQIFPSKKLRLVQELISSRDAILQKKYDEHLASFDPTNIRDITDTLIATMKESKDQNGNDVFCADHVVMATWDMFLGGYEATYKTIKWAIAFLIHHPEVQAKIQSEMAAGIGDRMPTWEDRAKLPYLEATVLETLRQSSMSSMNGPRRTTCDTHVKGYDVPKDTTVFCNLWWVHHDPKNWKDPSSFRPEHFLTDDGKVSVPRTFLAFSLGSRACIGSQLALMQLILLLGGLLQRFNLHQAVGEPMPDLEPGSELVRTVCDYTLNLEVR encoded by the exons ATGGActatctttacattatttattaCTCACAGATCTTCCCGAGCAAAAAGCTTCGCCTTGTGCAGGAACTCATTAGCAGCCGCGACGCCATTCTGCAGAAGAAATACGATGAGCACCTCGCGTCCTTTGACCCAACAAACATCCGGGACATCACAGATACGCTGATCGCCACCATGAAGGAATCCAAAGATCAAAACGGAAATGACGTATTCTGCGCCGACCATGTGGTTATGGCAACTTGGGATATGTTTCTTGGAGGCTACGAAGCTACCTACAAGACGATTAAGTGGGCCATTGCATTTCTAATCCATCACCCAGAG GTCCAAGCCAAAATCCAGTCAGAAATGGCAGCGGGTATCGGAGACAGGATGCCTACCTGGGAAGATCGTGCCAAATTGCCATACCTTGAGGCCACAGTATTGGAAACTCTTCGACAAAGCTCCATGTCCTCCATGAATGGACCTAGACGGACAACGTGTGATACACA TGTCAAGGGTTATGACGTTCCTAAGGATACCACGGTATTCTGCAACCTCTGGTGGGTGCATCACGATCCAAAGAACTGGAAAGACCCGAGCAGTTTTAGACCAG AGCATTTCCTAACAGACGATGGCAAGGTTTCTGTCCCACGCACTTTCCTCGCCTTCTCCTTGGGTAGCCGAGCATGCATCGGTAGTCAACTCGCTCTTATGCAGCTCATACTTCTCCTCGGCGGTCTGTTACAAAGATTTAACCTGCACCAAGCTGTCGGAGAGCCAATGCCAGACCTAGAACCCGGCTCTGAGCTGGTCAGGACAGTATGCGACTATACCTTGAATCTGGAGGTTCGGTAA